A region of Arabidopsis thaliana chromosome 5, partial sequence DNA encodes the following proteins:
- a CDS encoding SWAP (Suppressor-of-White-APricot)/surp RNA-binding domain-containing protein (SWAP (Suppressor-of-White-APricot)/surp RNA-binding domain-containing protein; FUNCTIONS IN: RNA binding; INVOLVED IN: RNA processing; LOCATED IN: cellular_component unknown; EXPRESSED IN: 7 plant structures; EXPRESSED DURING: 4 anthesis, petal differentiation and expansion stage; CONTAINS InterPro DOMAIN/s: SWAP/Surp (InterPro:IPR000061); BEST Arabidopsis thaliana protein match is: SWAP (Suppressor-of-White-APricot)/surp RNA-binding domain-containing protein (TAIR:AT3G49130.1); Has 61 Blast hits to 43 proteins in 4 species: Archae - 0; Bacteria - 0; Metazoa - 0; Fungi - 0; Plants - 61; Viruses - 0; Other Eukaryotes - 0 (source: NCBI BLink).) produces the protein MKELRNLKLQLPLKIVGRYGEEFWLDLIKEVDNKPQFEFLKPADSKFDYFNRLSVVASEGLKRSEKLTSSRMAIVSKAFFYHLRRQNEKRELTHKEGAAKACTLFGALYAFVGPDGCFADIKDEDLPLLQHPSAIKNILTKLQPRMPPLGGESEEPEFDESVLVPEDQFLAQHPVIFSPLT, from the exons ATGAAGGAGCTCAGGAACCTGAAGCTCCAGCTACCCTTAAAG ATTGTGGGTCGGTACGGGGAGGAATTTTGGTTGGATTTGATCAAGGAAGTGGATAACAAACCTCAGTTTGAGTTTTTGAAGCCAGCTGACAGCAAGTTCGATTATTTCAATCGGCTTTCTGTTGTGGCTTCGGAAGGACTAAAGCGATCCGAAAAGCTGACTAGTTCTCGTATGGCGATTGTTAGTAAGGCTTTTTTCTACCATCTTCGTCGTCAAAATGAAAAGCGGGAGTTGACCCACAAGGAGGGAGCGGCAAAGGCTTGTACTCTGTTTGGTGCTTTGTATGCTTTTGTGGGTCCTGATGGCTGCTTTGCTGACATCAAGGACGAAGATTTGCCACTACTTCAACACCCTTCAGCGATCAAGAACATACTAACAAAGCTGCAGCCTCGTATGCCTCCGCTTGGGGGGGAATCTGAGGAACCAGAGTTTGACGAGTCTGTCCTTGTTCCAGAAGACCAGTTTCTTGCTCAACATCCGGTTATTTTTTCCCCTCTGACTTGA